One segment of Pasteurella skyensis DNA contains the following:
- a CDS encoding tetratricopeptide repeat protein, which translates to MTIQKLLTQLAINPEDTDLMNRIAIKSLENAAFDDCNKFLQLAYDTKKTVKTSHNLAWYLFFELGEEDKAIKIQREIIKQNPKSYLPYYLFATMLIDIGNYNDALPYLKIAGKKSDRKDILHNIGCCYFYLGNFEKSEQYFGKINKEFDHQCRSAFNQAITNFKLGNLDITRKIADRLSTKVETHSFDTIGGYEIALLYFLLDDFEKASQLLIKEGISGIDLPDWSELSYSLFISNHKQWVEEHKKMITDRKNWIEEIKTDPDEWDFDSEQEKQERLNELNDEINTIDNIIIQGVAKPTPDLDKKIWIEPAGCLLFDCEIHKNIANDEE; encoded by the coding sequence ATGACAATTCAAAAACTGCTTACTCAATTAGCAATAAATCCAGAAGACACTGATTTAATGAATCGAATAGCAATTAAATCTCTTGAAAATGCCGCATTCGATGATTGTAATAAGTTTCTTCAATTGGCTTATGATACAAAGAAAACAGTAAAGACATCACATAATTTGGCTTGGTATTTATTTTTTGAATTAGGCGAGGAGGACAAGGCAATTAAAATTCAAAGAGAAATTATTAAACAAAATCCTAAATCGTATTTACCTTATTATTTATTTGCAACAATGTTAATAGATATAGGAAATTATAATGATGCTTTACCATATTTAAAAATAGCAGGAAAAAAGTCAGATCGTAAAGATATCCTCCACAATATTGGTTGTTGTTATTTCTATTTGGGTAATTTTGAAAAATCAGAACAATATTTTGGAAAAATAAATAAAGAATTTGATCATCAGTGTAGAAGTGCGTTTAATCAAGCCATTACGAATTTTAAATTGGGAAACCTTGATATTACTAGAAAAATAGCAGATAGATTATCTACAAAGGTAGAAACTCATTCATTTGACACTATTGGTGGCTATGAGATAGCTCTTTTGTATTTCTTATTGGACGATTTTGAGAAAGCCTCTCAGTTATTAATTAAAGAAGGAATAAGTGGCATAGATCTACCCGATTGGAGTGAGCTATCTTATTCATTGTTTATTAGTAATCATAAACAATGGGTTGAAGAGCATAAGAAAATGATTACAGATCGAAAAAATTGGATTGAAGAAATTAAAACAGATCCAGATGAGTGGGACTTTGATTCCGAGCAAGAAAAGCAGGAAAGACTAAATGAGCTGAATGATGAAATTAACACTATTGATAATATTATTATTCAAGGAGTCGCTAAACCAACGCCTGATTTAGATAAAAAAATATGGATAGAACCTGCAGGTTGTTTGCTTTTTGATTGTGAAATACACAAGAATATAGCAAATGATGAAGAGTAA
- a CDS encoding ATP-binding protein → MIRYIQNKQVRNINAINTNFVRQQYLEKLTSKNRLVGLVGQRGVGKTTLLLQYLKLHFKPYEYLYFSADDIYIINSSIYDIADEFVRLGGKIIVIDEIHKYQNWANEIKSIYDSFPDLIIRFSGSSMLNILNEKFDLSRRCVISYVKPLSFREYLSLACNIELDILNIDDILTNHNEISSNLALAYPKLYKNFLRYLQIGHYPFFIEDEDEYKNKLFNACEKIINEDIPSLNKIDYVHLSIFKKFIAKLIYSKVPFKVNISALCKEFGISNPTMITYMDILQSTKLINPVKKYSKNISKKPDKLLFSNTNLLYAFADEFGVEVNIGTLRETFFASCFEKIYYSDIGDFKVDDNIYEIGGKNKSFKQIKDIQNAYLVIDTDYSMEKNKIPLWLFGLLY, encoded by the coding sequence ATGATAAGGTATATACAAAATAAACAAGTAAGAAATATCAATGCGATTAATACCAATTTTGTTAGACAACAATACTTGGAAAAACTAACCTCAAAAAATAGACTTGTAGGATTGGTTGGACAACGAGGCGTTGGGAAAACGACTCTCTTACTTCAATACTTAAAGCTACACTTTAAACCCTATGAATATTTATATTTTAGTGCTGATGATATTTATATCATTAACAGTAGTATTTATGATATAGCAGATGAGTTTGTGCGATTGGGTGGCAAGATCATCGTTATTGATGAAATTCATAAGTATCAAAATTGGGCGAATGAAATTAAAAGTATTTACGATTCATTTCCTGATTTGATTATAAGATTTAGTGGCAGCTCTATGCTCAATATCTTAAATGAAAAATTTGATTTAAGCCGAAGATGTGTCATCAGTTATGTAAAACCCTTAAGCTTTAGAGAATATTTAAGCTTAGCTTGTAACATAGAGTTAGATATTTTAAATATTGATGATATTCTAACAAACCATAATGAAATAAGTTCAAACCTTGCTCTAGCATATCCTAAACTTTATAAGAATTTTTTACGATACTTACAAATAGGGCATTATCCATTCTTTATAGAAGATGAAGATGAGTATAAAAATAAACTTTTTAATGCGTGTGAAAAAATCATAAATGAAGATATTCCATCTTTAAATAAAATTGATTATGTCCACCTTAGTATATTCAAAAAGTTTATTGCAAAACTTATTTATTCAAAAGTACCTTTTAAGGTAAATATTTCTGCTCTGTGTAAGGAGTTTGGGATATCAAATCCAACAATGATCACTTATATGGATATTCTGCAAAGTACTAAACTTATTAATCCTGTAAAAAAATACTCAAAAAATATATCCAAAAAACCTGATAAGCTCTTGTTTTCTAATACAAATTTACTTTATGCCTTTGCAGATGAGTTTGGTGTCGAAGTTAATATAGGAACATTAAGAGAAACTTTTTTTGCGAGTTGTTTTGAAAAAATATATTACAGTGATATTGGTGACTTTAAAGTTGATGATAATATATACGAAATTGGTGGAAAAAATAAATCCTTTAAGCAAATAAAGGATATACAAAATGCTTATTTGGTTATTGATACGGATTATAGTATGGAAAAAAATAAAATTCCTCTATGGTTATTTGGGTTATTGTATTAA
- a CDS encoding YcxB family protein, with protein sequence MNIQITQHINKEYYLEYYAEWLKYKSKFKKYEQLIGITAITVGGFIYIFNKEYYYLSIGLLIFGIIRIYDYYSSKQKWLKERLESKALNNTIQIIFSDEGIETFSEFGNAKMNWDFISDFIMTEKGLILIPENGISIYLQKSCFENKEDLDLIVQRINNDNL encoded by the coding sequence ATGAACATTCAAATAACTCAACATATCAATAAGGAATACTATTTAGAATATTACGCTGAATGGTTGAAATACAAAAGTAAATTTAAAAAATATGAACAGCTAATTGGCATAACGGCAATTACAGTTGGTGGTTTTATTTATATTTTTAATAAGGAATATTATTATCTCAGTATTGGGTTGTTGATCTTTGGAATTATTAGAATTTATGACTATTATTCTTCAAAACAAAAATGGCTAAAAGAAAGGTTAGAAAGTAAAGCTCTCAATAATACAATTCAAATTATATTTAGTGATGAAGGTATTGAAACTTTTAGTGAATTTGGGAATGCTAAAATGAATTGGGATTTTATCTCAGATTTTATTATGACTGAAAAAGGGTTGATTTTAATACCTGAAAATGGAATCAGTATTTATCTACAAAAAAGTTGTTTTGAAAATAAAGAAGATCTGGATTTGATTGTTCAGAGAATAAATAACGACAACCTGTAA
- a CDS encoding DUF5984 family protein — MKIHFRLKTIEEIKIELSYLGYQVSWLDLTDGDLYLEIGGQRVYIYSKEGMEYYETNDKYINYQIDSFIRELCCVFSGISRGVSKNLYELFNDVTSIRTLNDDAYRWLELYEDDSETVIDTEVENEYGIISDYIYDHRLVAYPIYLVPRLHFFRYNNKLKIIVDCEEKTETGIALWEAKSGVYEINYADFVKEVKHFYNEFIDQMEQQILNAINTDWGHLSIAKNLASIYPQIKKKLLKELEILEQNEKENSEEIERIYQRIQRELVEKSNVK, encoded by the coding sequence ATGAAAATACACTTTAGACTAAAAACTATCGAGGAAATAAAAATAGAACTCTCTTATTTAGGTTATCAAGTCAGTTGGTTAGATTTAACTGATGGAGATTTATATTTAGAAATTGGAGGACAACGAGTTTATATTTATTCTAAAGAGGGGATGGAATATTATGAGACAAATGATAAATATATTAATTATCAAATAGACTCATTTATAAGAGAGTTATGCTGTGTTTTTTCAGGAATAAGTAGAGGAGTGTCAAAAAATTTATATGAGTTATTTAACGATGTAACAAGTATCAGGACGTTAAATGATGATGCTTACAGGTGGTTGGAATTGTATGAGGATGATTCGGAAACAGTAATAGATACTGAGGTTGAAAATGAATATGGCATAATATCTGATTATATTTATGATCACAGGTTGGTGGCTTATCCTATTTATTTAGTACCTCGATTACATTTTTTTAGATATAACAATAAGCTTAAAATCATTGTCGATTGCGAAGAAAAAACAGAAACAGGGATTGCTTTATGGGAAGCTAAAAGTGGTGTTTATGAGATAAATTATGCTGATTTTGTCAAAGAAGTTAAGCATTTTTATAACGAGTTTATTGATCAAATGGAGCAGCAAATTTTAAATGCAATAAATACCGACTGGGGACATCTAAGCATTGCTAAAAATTTAGCGAGTATTTATCCCCAGATAAAGAAGAAGCTTTTAAAAGAGTTGGAAATTCTTGAACAAAACGAAAAAGAAAATAGTGAAGAAATTGAGAGAATATATCAGCGGATACAAAGAGAGTTAGTAGAAAAGAGTAATGTGAAGTAA
- a CDS encoding metal-dependent hydrolase, whose protein sequence is MDILTHTLSGIAVGTVVSSFSPKGFKHKTGIVLLSGLAGALPDFDVISLWSQFDSTIGAFFNLPVSGKVIYSAKYWYSHHAFMHSAMAALLFAMIVGLLNTLFSSLNKSKFLMVSFFCAFLMHLFEDMPTPASTWGGVNFFFPSNNYIGGTGDIWWWNNYDIFLIVLSIVLLNLLFTFIRNFIRFDLRKVTTSIFIIGFACVIFQVKTRDVSFAYSGYSKNYAQFEQKSKQIQKELLGERLFNLMERFDNQLKIYF, encoded by the coding sequence ATGGATATTTTAACTCATACTTTGTCAGGTATTGCCGTTGGTACTGTGGTGTCAAGCTTTTCCCCTAAAGGATTTAAGCACAAAACAGGGATTGTATTACTTTCAGGATTGGCGGGAGCGTTGCCTGATTTTGATGTAATCAGTTTATGGTCACAATTTGACTCTACAATAGGTGCGTTTTTTAATCTTCCGGTTAGCGGTAAGGTGATTTATTCTGCAAAATATTGGTATTCACACCACGCTTTTATGCATAGTGCGATGGCGGCTTTATTGTTTGCTATGATAGTGGGGTTACTAAATACACTTTTTAGTTCGTTGAATAAAAGTAAATTCTTAATGGTCAGTTTTTTCTGTGCGTTTTTAATGCACTTATTTGAAGATATGCCAACCCCCGCTTCTACTTGGGGTGGGGTAAACTTCTTTTTCCCGTCAAATAATTATATTGGTGGCACAGGTGATATTTGGTGGTGGAATAATTATGATATTTTCCTGATTGTGTTGAGTATTGTGCTCCTTAATCTGCTTTTTACTTTTATCCGAAACTTTATTCGTTTTGATCTTAGAAAAGTCACTACCAGTATTTTTATCATTGGTTTTGCTTGTGTGATTTTTCAGGTTAAAACTCGTGATGTTAGTTTTGCTTATTCAGGTTATTCCAAAAACTATGCTCAGTTTGAACAAAAATCGAAACAAATTCAAAAAGAGCTATTAGGGGAGCGACTATTTAACCTAATGGAAAGGTTTGATAATCAGTTGAAGATCTATTTTTAG